The window GTTTGGGCGGGGGTGAAGCCGAAAATACGTTAGCGAATTTATGAACCGGGGTACTTAGATTCAAGTTTTTGCCAACTGTTAACTGCAAACCGTAAACTGTGAACGGATAACCGGATAAAATGAAATGAAGCCCAAAAACTCAAAGTATCCTGTCAAGAAGCTCGTTTTATGTGATTTTGATGGAACAATTACCAAGGAAGACGTCGGGTATGATTTTCTGAACAGGTTCACAAGGGAAAGCTGGGAAGACATTGATAGAGACTATCGAGCAGGTAAGATAGGCTCAAGGGATGCATATGCCAGAATTGCCAGACTGATAGTCGGCACAGAAGAAGAAATGGTGGATTTCATATGTCATCACTCAACATTGGATCCCTACTTTAAAGAATTCTATAACTCCTGTAAAGACAAGGAAATTGATTTCAAGATTGTAAGTGACGGCTTTGGTTTGTATATCAATGCATTGCTTAACTACCACAATATCAGTGATATTGAATACTTCGCCAATAGAATTATATTCAAGGGCAAAGATAGTATAGAGATAGAATTTCCCTTCTACAACCCTGAGTGTGGTAGTTGCGGGAATTGTAAAAGAACAATATTAAAAAGATTCCGGGGCCAATATGACCATATTATATTCATCGGTAACGGACTATCCGATAAATGCATCGCTGAAGAGGCTGATGAGGTATATGCAAAAGACACCCTTTACTCTCACTGTATCGAGAAGATAATCCCCTGTTGGAATTATAGCAACTTTTCAGATGCAAAGAAAATCCTATCCAAAGGTATCAGAGGAGTAATCTTTGATTTGGATGGGACGTTAATTAACTCTGTTGACTCGATCCATGAGGGGTTCAATTATGTTCTAAAATCTTTTGGCTATCAGCCGATTAAAATCAGTACATTAAAGGCACTATTTCAAAACTCTATAGTGAATACTATGAATCAACTCGTTAGTCCTGGTGAACTCGATGACGCAATGAGATTATTCAAGGAAAAATATATTGAACTAATAGCGGACACCCCGCCCCTGTTTTCGGATGTAAGACAGGTTGTTAAGAGCCTGAAGAATTCAGGGTTAGCTCTGGGAATAGCAACAAATATGGAAGGAAGATATGCCAAAAAAATCTTGAGACAATCAAAGATTGAAGGATATTTTGAAGCGGTAATTGGAGTTGATGACCATGGAAAACCAAAACCTGATCCAGATGTCATCTTTGATGCTCTAAGGGGCATGAACTTACCGGAGGAAGATGTGGTATTTGTCGGAGATTCAATGATTGACATTGAAACAGGCAAGAACGCAGGGGTTGATGTGTATGCTGTACCTACAGGGTTTGAAACGAGAGAGACTCTGTCGCTAAATATGCCCAGGAGGATATTGAACCGGTTGAAAGACCTGATAGAGATAGTTGAAGATAGGTTCCCTGATGAACAGTACTGCCGATTCATGTAAGTCAAAAGTAGCTATAGTAAAGTGTAAAGATTATCAGGAAGAAAAGGTCTATGAGGCTGTCAGGGAATCCGTTGACCTTCTGGGGGGAATTGGGGGTTTTATCAGGAATGGGGACAGGGTTTTACTCAAGCCCAACCTGCTTTCAGGCAAAACGCCAGAGAATGCTGTTACTACCCATCCAGCTGTTGTATCCGCGGTTGTCAGGCTGGTTAAAGAGGCCGGGGGAATTCCCTGTATTGGAGACAGTCCGGGCGTTGGAGGCCTAAAAAGGGTCGCTGAAAAGACTGGGATTAAAGAAGTCGTTGATACAATGGGGGTTAAGCTTGTAGAATTCGACAAGGTAGTAGACGTAAACAATAAAAAAGGGCATATATTTAAGAGGTTTGAAGTGGCTAAAGCCTTTTTAGAGGCTGACGTTATCATAAATCTTCCCAAACTCAAGACACACGGCCAGATGCTCCTTACACTCTGCGTTAAGAACAATTTTGGCTTTGTTGTGGGTAACAGAAAGGCAAAGTGGCACCTGAAAGCAGGGATAGATGTGAATTTTTTTGCCCAAATGCTTCTTGATCTTTATCTTCTGATCCAGCCTCAATTGACCATAATGGATGGGATTGTTGCAATGGAAGGGGACGGGCCCGGGAGTGGTACCCCCAGAAAGGTGGGGCTTATATTTGCGGGTATCGACTGTGTGGCCATTGACACTGTGATATGTCAAACCCTTGGCATTCCGTCAGACGATATTTATACCATCAGGGCAGCAAGGCAGAAAGGGATAGGCAAAACTGACTTAAAAGAAATTAATGTGCTGGGAGAGGATTTGAAAAAGATAAATATAAGAGATTTTAATCTGCCAAAAACCCATGATATCGGATTTCGTATTCCCAAATTTCTGTCCAATTTTTTAAAGAATATTATGACCTCAATGCCAGAAATAGATTACACAAAATGCAGATTATGCCAGGTTTGTGTTGATTCATGTCCCTCCCAAACTATGAAGACTGCAAATGGGAAGATAAACATAGATTATAAGACCTGCATCAGATGTTTTTGCTGTCAGGAACTTTGCCCTGAAGGGGCAGTAGGTATAAAACGAGGTTGGTTATCGAATATCCTGTAACATACCTGTTAAAATGCAACTTTGCACTTTGTATTTGACGATATGAGATATAGATGGTAGTTTTTAGAAGATATAGAGCCGAAACCTGTAAAACACTAGAAAGGAGATAATCTGTGGAACAGATAAATATCAATCTGAAGAAAGAACAGGAAGCTTCTCTGGCTCGGCCACGCTACAAATACTCACTGGCAGCTCGATGTTTTTTTCTCTCAATGGACCTGGTTACAGGCAGGAAAGTGACCCTTGCTAAAACAAAGCTTATCGAAACACTTGCCAGCATTCCCTATCGGGCATGGGAAATTCGTCAATATGCACGTATGACACAGCATTATCGAAACCAGGAGATGGTGCAACATGCCCGCAGGATCATGGTATGGGGACGGGAAGCACAGGACAACGAATATTGGCACTTGCTTGTTATTAATGAGAAAATGAAAGAAGATGGCATTAAGGACCCGTGGTACTTATTCCCTGTTATACCCTTTGTGATGGTCTGCTTTTATGTTATGTTAACACGGACAATGGCACTGCTTAATATCCGCAGGGCATTCCTGTTTAATGCAGAGTTCGAAGATCACGCCGAACACGTGTATGCGCAGTTTGTTAAAGAAAACCCCGAATGGGAAAAACAGTCTGTCAATAATGAGCTGGTAAAACAGTACGGCGTTTTTAATACTTGGGCAGATGTGTTCAGGCGCATTGGACTTGATGAACGCGACCACATGAACAGCAGTTTTTTATTCTGTGGTAAACCCGAAAACATTGTAGAATACGATGGCATGCCGATAATTAAATAGCCTGGTTCTTCCGCGTAATCTGGATTATCGACATCCCCCTTCTGACAGTTGTTCTAGATTTTGTGCCCAATTACCTGGGACACTTTTGTATAATTGTATAAATATAAAGGAGGTTTTTTTCAATGCCTAAAGATCTATGGAATGAGAAAATGGAGACCATCTCCCGGGAAGAACTGGAGAGAATAAGGCTGGAAAGGTTGGGCATCCAGTTAAAGTACTGCTACAGTCATTCTGAATACTATAAAAAGAAATTTGACGAGGTTGGGTTCAAGCCGGAAGACATCAATAGCTGGGAAGATTTCCGGAAGCTGCCGGTTCTCATGAACAAAGAGGATGAGCGGGCGGGTCAGCAGGAATCCATGGAAAGGTTTGGACACCCCTTCGGGATGCATCTTTGTACCGCCCCTGAAAAAATCATATCAGCAAACGGCACTACCGGCACGACAGGGCTTCCTACCTTTACCTATTCCTTCACAAGGCAAGACCTCGATACACTTATTGAAGGTATGTGCCGCGTATACTGGCTTTTAGGCTTCAGACCCGGGAACAGAATACTCTATGCCTTTCCCTTGAGCGGAGGGATAAGCACAAGCGGGGGGATATGGATTAATCCGCTGCGGCATATGGGGTGCCTTCCTCTGGAGATTGGTGCCGAGGCGGGAATAGAACGCATACTGAGAATGGCTACACTGACCAATCCTACCGTCCTGATGGCTTCTCCATCTTTTGCTATGTCTCTTGCAGAGAAATGTAAAGAAGTGACGGGAAAGGAGATAAAAGAACTGGGGTTTAAGAAGCTTCTCCTTACCGGCGAACCCGGACTCGGTATACCGGCTATTCGCGGGAAGATGGAGAGCGCTTATGCTGCAAGGTGGTATGAGTGGACGGGGGTTATGGGAGAAACACTGTGCGGGTCATGTGATGCGGAACAATACCAGGGGGTCCACGAGGTTATTCCCGAAACACACATTTACCTTGAAGACCTCATTGACCCGGTTACTAAGAAATCTATCGAGGTGAGAGACGGAGCCACCGGCGAGGGAATTTTTACCTCTTTGCATCGTGAAGGAACACCTTACATCAAATATGCCTATGGCGACATAATCCAGGTCTTTACCAAGCCATGTGAGTGCGGTTACCCTGGTCCTGGGTACAGGTACAGGATTATGGGAAGGATTGATGATATGCTGGTTGTAGACGGAACAATGGTTCTCCCGTCAATGGTAAAGAATGCTGTCACCTCTTTTGTACCCAGAGTGACCGGTGAGATGCGGATAGTTCTGACTGAGAAGCCCCCCTATTTAAAGTCACCCTTAAAGCTGAAGTTAGAACATGGGACTGATATTGTATTTGAGACTATGGAAGATCTATCAAGAGAGATAAAGGTGAAAATACAAAGGGACCTAAATATTTCATGTGAAATCGAGTTCCTCCCCCCGGGTTCTCTGGAACGGTCCGCGTGGAAAACCCCAATTTTTGATAAAAAATATGAGTAGAAGCAGGGTGAATACAGGGGGCAGAGAGAAGGGCAGTATTTTTATCTGGTTTGAACAATACGGCATGAATAAATAGGAGGGGAAAGCATGATAAAAGATATCCTCAAGAGCAACGCGAGAAGGTATCCTGATAAAACAGCAATAATTTTCAAAGATACAAGGTATACTTACAGGGAATTTAATGACCGTATCAATAGGCTTGCAAATGGACTGGTCAATTCTGGATTGAGGAAGGGAGATTGGATAGCTATAGTTACTGATGACTGCATTCAGCAGGTGGAGATATTTTGGGCAGGGGCAAAGACTGGAATAGTATCATCTATTCTCAACCCTGGTATATCCGATAGGGACCTTTCCCACATTATCGGCAATGGCAATGCCAGTGCGGTCGTGTGCAGTTATAAATATAAGGACAAAATCGAATCTCTGCGCCCCCAGCTCGGGAGTGTAAAAGAGTTTATCCTGTTTGGGGCATCAGGCGGGAAAGGCTTTAAAAGCTATGATAGCCTTATTTCGTCATCGTCTCCCCAGGAACCAGAGGCTGAAATCAGTGAAGACGATTTGCTATACTTTGCCAATACGAGTGGAACAACGGGGCTACCAAAACAGGTAATGCATACATATAAGAGCCTGCTTGCAACAGCCCTTATGGATCTGAATGCTCTGAATTACGATATCAGGGCAGGGAATGTTTTCCTTGTTGCAGCTCCTCTATTTTGGGGTTATATGATTGCCCGAACATCAATTCCCCCCTTCTATGCAGGTTGTCCGTTGGTTATCCCACCTGATTTTACACCTGAGGGTCTTCTCGAGATTATTCAAAGAGAGCGCGTAACAAACATCCTCACGGGCACAGCCTTTTTTCAACCTATCATTGACTACCCTGGCTTAGAAAAATATGACTGCTCCAGCTTGCGCAATATATTTACCTACGGATATTTTCCTCCGGAAATATGGCAAAAGGCAATAGAACTTTTTGGGCGCATCTTTCTTTTAGGTTATGGTCTCAGTGAGATAGGGCTGATCTCTCTACTCCCTCCTGACGACTTCATCTTTGAGGGTCCCCAGGAGAAAGTAAAGCGTGTAAGGTCCTGCGGAAAGGAGGGATTTTGTGTTGAGGCAAGAGTAATAAATGACCAGGGAGAAGACGTTAAGCCAGGCGAGGTTGGTGAGGTTATTGCTAAGGCGGACAGTCTGATGAAAGGTTACTGGAACAATCCTCAGGCAACAGGGCAGACTATACGGAATGATTATATCTATACCGGGGATTTAGCCACAATAGATGAAGACGGATATATTTTCCTTGTGGGCAGAAAGAAGGACAGCATTACTACCCAGGGAAAGATGCTCCTGCCCCTTGAAATAGAGGAGGTCATCTTGCAGCATCCACAAGTTCTTGAGGTGGCAGTAATAGGCGTGCCAGATAAACAGCTGGGGGAGGCAGTTACAGCAATAGTGGTAAAAAGGAATGGTGACATCACTGAAGAAGAGATCATTGAACTTTGTCGGGGAAAACTCCCCGACTATGCTGTTCCCCGGTCTGTAGATTTCGTCGAAAGCTTACCCAAGACTGGCTCAGGCAGGGTGCAAAGATACAAATTACGAGAGAGATACTTATAGCTTCAGTGGCTAATGGTTTATATAACAATAAAAAAGGGGCTTATCCTCAATATTGAGGGAACAATGACCACCCTTTGAATGGAGGATGAAAAATGGAAGGAAAGGTAGAGTTTTTAAAGAGTAAGCTTGTTTCAAAGGCAGTTCGCAATGTCCGAACAGGTTATGAGAAGGATGAAGCAGGGCGAGGGATGTACCGTCCTGAGGTCAAATTAGACTTACAGAGGTCGCGTCTTCTTACGGAGTCGTATAAAGAGACAGATGGAGAGCCTATGGTTATACGAAGGGCTAAGGCACTGGAAAACATCCTTACAAAGATGAATATCTATATACAGGAATGGGAAAGGATTGTTGGTAATCATGCTGCCACTCCTCAAGGGATCTATTACGGTATTGATCAGAACTGGCGTTCGGTAAAGAGGATAGTGAGTGGTGAAGAAGGCCAGACTCTTCTCGATGATGCTGGTAGAAAGGAGTTAGCAGAGCTTTGCGAGTACTGGAAGGGAAAGTCAATGAGTGACCGGCAGCAAGAGATGTTTACAGGAGATACGTTGGGTAAATACTGGAAATATGAGGGGACATTTCTCTGGACTCACTGGTCTGAATTGGGCATTCCCAATTATGAAAAGGTATTGAGAATCGGACTGAAAGGGATAATCAAGGAGGTGGAGCATAGGCTCATAGAGATCGACCGAACAGTCCCTCTGGACTACATCGATCAGAAGGAATTTCTTCAGGCGGTTCTCATCTCTCTGAAAGCGGTTGTGAGGTTTGCAAATCGTTATGCTGAGAAAGCCCGTGAAATGGCCGCAAAGACTGTTGATCCAGCCGATAAGAAGCGACTGGAGGAAATTGCAGATACGTGCCAATGGGTCCCCGAGAATCCACCCCGGTCGCTGCTTGAGGCATTACAATCATTCTATTTTAGTCATGTCGTGAGGTACATAGAATTTTCCTCTTTGGGTGTCGGAGTACGGTTCGATAAAGTCTTCGGGTCTTATTATGAAAGAGATCTTGGAGCCGGCAGAATCACCAGGGATGAGGCACTGGAGCTCATGCAGCTTCTGTGGGTGAAGTTTCAGGAACTGGGGACTACGTATTCGCCAACAGTATCAAGTGTGTATGGAGGTGTAGCATCCCTTCAGGGAATTACCCTTGGGGGAGTTGATGATAAAGGGGAAGACGTTACCAACGAAATGACATATCTGGTTCTAGAGACGGCAAAGACTATGAGGCTGCTGGAGCCGAGTATTGCATTACGGTATCATGATGGCACCCCGGACAATCTTCTTTCGGAAGTCACTGACGTTATCCGTACAGGCATAGGATATCCTTCCCTGTTCAATGATAAATCCTTAATTCCGGCTCTGGGCAAGTGGGGTGTCCCCCTTGAAGAAGCACGAGACTATGGTATAACTGGATGTGTCTACCTGGAGATTCCAGGGAAAAATATTGCGCGAAGGGCTATAGGGTATTTTGTGCTTCCTAAGTGCCTGTGGTGGGCTCTTCACCAGGGCGTGGACCCCAAAACAGGGGAACAATACGGAGCACCAACCCCTGACCCCAGAACCTTCCAGTCAGCAGATGACTTGATGGACGCCTATCTGGAACAGTTACGCTTTTTCTGGGGCAAGTTCGTCGCGATAGAAAATATATGTCGTTCTCTATACGAGAAATATCTGCCGAGACCGTTTTATTCGGCTCTGTTAGACGGATGTATCGAGAAGGGCAAGGATACCAGGCAATGGGCATATCCATCTATGATTCATGATCTTGGTATAATTATCGGCCCAACCAATGTTGCCGATTCTATTACTGCTGTCAAGAAGGCTGTTTTCGAGGATAAAAAGGTTTCGATGGATGAGCTTATCAAAGCCATGGACAACAACTGGCAGGGGTTTGAGGATATACAGCAGATGATGATTCAGGCGCCTAAATATGGAAATGACTGTGATTATGCTGATGAGATTGCCGTCGAAGTGCACCATAGGACTTCCGAGGTAATAGCTGAATTTACGGATCGGTTTGGGAATCGCTGTAAAGGTGACGGAAGCGGCGTTTCGGCCACGTATGGGCTTGCTCATGATACCCCTGCTACGCCTGATGGGAGAAGGGACGGAGATCCGTTTTCTGATTCAACTCTGGCTCCGATCCAAGGGGGAGATCATAAAGGACCTACGGCGGTGCTGAAGTCAGCCAGCAAGATAAGTACGGAGAAGACATATAATCATCTTCTTAACCAGAAGTTTCTGCCCTCGGTTCTTGAAGGGGATACAAAGCAGAATTTTCTCAGCTATTTGAAAACATGGGGGGATCTGGGTATAAGTCACATCCAGTTCAATGTTGTAGATCATAAGACGCTCTTGGCTGCTCAACAAAAGCCAGAGAATTACCAGGATCTTATAGTGAGGGTAGCGGGCTACAGCGCCTATTTTGTGGATTTGAGCAAAGGACTGCAAGACTCTATTATCAAAAGAACCGAACAGAATTTCGGATAATAGTTGTACCGCCTTATGCCATGGGGCGGGTCAAAACGATGCTTTTTACAGAAGCTCCCATTAATAACTGGAGAACACCTCTCCATTGTTATAGGTTTTTTAAATACGAATGGAAATGCAAACTAACTCAATATTACATTTATATCCATTACAGGAGGGTACCATGAAAAAATTATTGGTTGTTTCGTTCACATTATTAATGAGTTGTCTTTTATCAGTGGGAGCAGGGACAGGCTATTCAAAAGAGGTTAGAGGAGTAACTGATGATACCATAAAGATCGGGGTCATGATGGGTCAGACCGGCCCAACCGCCGACAGCGGGATTCCATATGCTGCTGCTGCCCAGAACTACTTCAGGTATATTAACGAGGCTGGAGGAATCCATGGAAGAAAGGTAAAGGTTCTTGTTGAAGATGAGAGATACAGCATACCCATAGCTATTGCTGCCTTCAAGAAGCTTGTATACAAAGACGAAATATTGGCGCTGTTGGGCGCAGGAGGAACAACACCTGTAGTTGCATTATACCGATCGATAGAAAAGGAAAAGGTGCCGACACTTCCAGTCAGTCTCGCTGAAAGCAACATAAAGCCCCAGAAGAGGTATATATTTATTCCCGGTGGGACATATAATGAAATGATGTACGTGCTTTGTGATTACATAATGAATGATCTCCCTTTTAAGAAACCAAGGATAGCCGTGGTAGTACCTGATCATGAAGCCGGTCGTCAGGACTTTAATAGCTTCGTGGAAAGGTTAGAGCAATACGGGATCAAATTGGCAGACAAAGAAATTGTGAATTTTGGAGCTATTGAAGCCACCACCCAGGTACTCGCCATTAAAAAGGCAAACGTCGATTGTGTGGTAATTGGTGGCTCAGTCGTTCAGAACTGTAATGTACTTCTCAGGGAACTAAAAAAATATGGTCTGGCGATACCGGTGCTTGGAAGCTGGGCCACATGTACCGAGTACCTGGTTGAGGTAGCGCGTGATGCCGCTAAGAACTACTATGGCACTACTAAATTCGCCTCGTGGTATGATGAGGGCTCTGGAGTGAGGCTAATGAGGGAGATAACAAAAAAGTATAAAACCAGTGAGATGAAGTTATTCACAGGCCGGTTGTACACTGCGGGATGGTTTACTTCTATGGTGGCGGTTGAAGGTATGAAGAGAGCAGGAAGAGATCTGGATGTAGAAACTTACGTAGGTGGCTTTGAATCTATGAGGAATTTTGACAGCGGAGGTATATCAGCCCCTATCACGTACGGGGAAAATAACCATTACGGAAATAGAAGCTGGAAAGTATATAAGGCTAATGTGGAAAAGAAGATTCTAGAGCCTGTTACGGATTGGAGAGACCCCAAGCACCTCAAGTAGTTGAGGTATGCCGGTGGGGAAAACTGTTTACTCTATTCACCAAACAAAAAAGGGGTGAGCAATTGAATAGCTTACCCCTTAATGCTCGTGGTGCCGAGACCCAGAATCGAACTGGGGACACGAGGATTTTCAGGAATTTGCAATTGCCGAACAAGAGATAACAGGATAAAATAAGAGCAAAGAAATTAACTACTTAGCTCTTACCTGTTATATCTTCTTTTTTGTGGATTTGGCTTGTTATGGTAGCAAAATGGTAGCAGAAAAAAGACCCCCTGGGGGGTATGGCCCGATGTGGGGTGGATAAGTTTCATACTTTCGCCCCGTACGTTTTTTTCGAAATTTTGCCTCCTATATACAACCTTATAAAAACGGGCTCAGAAAAGGCGAAAAAAGACTGGATTTTGACTGATAATTGAGGTATAGGTAAGTGTATGGTTAAATGACAGTAATGAGTTTCTAATTCTAATCATAAAGGGGTGATTATGAAGGGCGTCTTTCTGAATTCTCCAAGAATGTAAGGAGTAAAGAGAAAAACGCTTTTTTTGTTTAAGAATGACCTGTTCAATTCTCAAAATATACATAATTTGCGTAATATTTTAAAATACGCTCTTCGATGTGTTTACTAAAACTTTATATTCCATTTATATACATTAAACTCTTTGCCGAAAGGCGAAGTTTTTTACCATTCTTTGAATGGAACAATAAAGAAGGGAGATTTTGTATGCGGATGAGAAAGGATGTATTGTTGGCAGTTGGGTTGTTGGTGAGTATTTTTTTGATTTACGGCTCTTTTAGCCACGCAAAAGATGTGAGGGGTGTTACAGATAAGCTGATAAAAATAGGCACCATAATGGACCATACAGGTCCTGCTGCAAGTTCCACAGTCCCAATGGATAAAGGCATCCAGCATTATGCCAGATATATTAATGAACTTGGGGGTATTCACGGAAGAAAGTTACAAATTATTTCAGAAGATGACCACTATTCAATACCTACCGCCGTTGCGGCATATAAAAAATTAGTTTTCAAAGACAAAATATTTTCATTAATAGGTCCTGGTTCAGGGAGTTTTGTCCCGCCCTTAGTGAATAGATGGCAGAACGATAAGTTGCCGACTATGTGTTTGCCATTCACTGAACTTGCTGTAGAGCCTTTTAAAAAATATGTATTTATTGCCGTTGAGACCTATGAGCGGCAGATGATGGCTCTTACAGACTACCTGGTTAAAGACTATAAGTTAAAGAATCTGAGGATTGGGCTAGTACATCCTGATACCGAGGCTGGTAAAGGCGATGCGAAGGCCGTTCTTTCGAGGCTGAAGGAATATAATATAGAACCTGTAACAGAAGAGATAACGATAGTGGGTGGACTTGATGTAAGCACACAGGTGATGAGTTTGAAGAGGAAAAATGTCAATTGTGTCATGAATGTCGGAGTAATGGCCTCGATGGCTGTTACCCTGCTCAGGGATTTAAAGAAGTTTGGATTAAAGGTGCCGGTCTTCAGTAACTGGGCGATAATGCTTTCTGATGAGGTAACTGAACTTGGTGATGCTGCAGGTCAGTCCTATATATCAA is drawn from Thermodesulfobacteriota bacterium and contains these coding sequences:
- a CDS encoding ABC transporter substrate-binding protein, translated to MRMRKDVLLAVGLLVSIFLIYGSFSHAKDVRGVTDKLIKIGTIMDHTGPAASSTVPMDKGIQHYARYINELGGIHGRKLQIISEDDHYSIPTAVAAYKKLVFKDKIFSLIGPGSGSFVPPLVNRWQNDKLPTMCLPFTELAVEPFKKYVFIAVETYERQMMALTDYLVKDYKLKNLRIGLVHPDTEAGKGDAKAVLSRLKEYNIEPVTEEITIVGGLDVSTQVMSLKRKNVNCVMNVGVMASMAVTLLRDLKKFGLKVPVFSNWAIMLSDEVTELGDAAGQSYISSGLVPWYAEGPGVEEMRKVTLRYLPGADKAYGGTGHTYGWGKLRILSEGIRRAGKDLDEDGLIKALESLNNYDTGGVLAPITYTSKSHRGAQGTRIYRVDPLKKKFIPVTEWKKVD